The sequence CCGCCTCGGCAGGCGTTTCTCATCGCgtcagcgttgtgagacgcctggtataTCTTCCAGGGTGCTGTTTATGCGGCGCGTCCACCAGTGCTTTGTCTCGCGTGCATCGCTTCCGCGTATTGTGAGAACACCGTCCGTGGGGCTTGAGCGCAACGCTAACAACCTTAaattgctatcgctttcaatgcttcgctcATTCCATCCCCCCacccttttttttgcgttacttCGATTGGATTGTGAGTGAACGAGTGTCTTGGCCCTTTTTGCAGGATCTGGGAGGTGGCCGAACGATGCCAGAAGGCCAAGAGCAGCGAGTCTGACTGTAAGTACGACCGCGTAAGATCGATGCAgcccaacatatatatatatgctgaatCGCATAGCGCAGCGCAAAGGGAGGTGTCGCAGGGAGCACAGAAACGCTTTCTGCATTTGATTATTTGTGTTCCCTTTCCGTTCGAACATTATTCACCATTACGACTGTATGCGCCGCATTGCGCCTCAACTATAAGTTCAATTTCAGTTTACGTGGCGCGCATGCTCCCAAACATTGAATTTTGAAAAGCTGGCATGTCCCAGCAGTTATAACGCAATAAACTATAAACTAAAAATACACTGGACTCTTATAACCTGCTGggcgcgcgcttgtgtgtgtgtgtgtttacttgCTTTGGATAAACCCGCTTTTCGCCCGCTGGTACATGTTGTTAACGAGGTAACCATCGTGGTAACACCTGTGTGCACCTTCAAATATGTACAGTCACCAATTCCTCCTCGCACAGAGCTTCTTTCTGCCGTCGAAATACCTGGCTCTTGATGCCGCTTTACATGTGACCTAAACGAATTCGTTGCTACAATTGCACTGTACTGGAAAGCGACGCCACTTCTGTCACTGTGGCATCGCACTCGTCACCGGTATTTCAACGAACTCGTGTGATTTCCCTGTCGCAGCTGTCTGCGCGATTCCAATCCTGCGCCGAATGCTCAAGTATGACTGCCTGGTTCTCGTCAAGCAGTACCGGCCTTCCATGAAAGCCTTCACCCTGGAGTTCCCCGCTGGTGAGATATGATGACTGAATTTTGCTCGCGCGTTCTCATATGTATATCATTTTTATATCCCAGCTAGCTGGAGCGGGGTCACATAGGATTTCCCCATTCTAATACACGTAAAACTCAGAAATAGCGTTGTATCACAACCCCAAAAACCGATATGAATGGAATTTGTTGCtattgaaagagaaagttaaattccacAGCAACTGCGGGAAGAATACGGTATCGATTTAGAGCATCAACTGCTTCACGAGAATTGCCGGTAATCGGCAATCTTACAGAGTGCTACAACGCAACGTTTACAACTCCATAACACGGTAGCAAAAACAGATGTTGCAGTTCTGTGAACTTTTGAAGCACCTGAAGCGGATAAATGTGGTACACGCTTACGGCTAGCACGACATTGTTTCACTTATTACGAGGGTTTCGCAAAAGCGCTCGCGAATCGGTGCTTTACTACACGATTACGCATAGTACGTTTATTCGCTTTACATGTCTTAAAAGGTTCGGATTACCGAATTGTGATTCAGTTTCCTTATTGCACAGTTGAAAACTTGATACAGTTTTCTGAAATATTTCCCTTCACAAAAGTCTGCTCCATGTAACCTGCAGActcccaactttttttttcccaTTTCGGCGCCACAAAACTCCTCAAGTTGAATGCAGTAAATGCCGCGAAAAACTTACCTTTAAATGTGCGCAAACGCAGACCAAGCCTCACTTACGACCTAACGCACTAAATTCGCTTTCGAGAGCTGCCGATTCCGAACGAAATACAACACCACAAAGAGGGATAAGTAGGGACGATCGTCCTTCTCTGCTTGTCTTCAGTGTAGGCGCGTGCGAATGTTCGAATATTTTGAAAGAGGAATCGAATCCAATAGACTTAATTCgtaaatacgaatatttttcgagTACATTCAGTCCTGTAAAAAGTGCATTGCAAACATAAGCAAAGATGAAATCGGGagtaaaaatgcaaaaagaaagtttATCCCGGCGGCCATAGCAGACTTAAAATGCGACAAGTTAGGTATTGTGGAGCACGCTTACATCGCTTAGGGAGCTAGACCTTCGCTTCTAAACCGCGGTAATTTTCACCGCCCGAAAAATTCCCACATATGCGTACAAACTGCCGATTTGTTCGCAATGCTCTGCTTGGACTTTCAATAAACAAACGGTTCATAACGTGCATTTTGGTCTGAAGGAAACTTGCTAAAACAGAAGAATACTGGGATATTGAACATGGCGTTATATTAATCGCGGAAATGACTGCTTTTAATTgtggggaaaacacggggaaggcgcgacatggaaattcaagacgatgcgcaaaacgagaacaaggtgaaagcgggagccaagaagcaggagccaacgtttcgaaaagtggactcgtcttcttcaaggccttggaGAAGGCAAGTccgtccacttgtcgaaacgttggctcctgctttcagcttgttctcgtttcgctcatcgcGCATTTAATTGCGAACTATTCGCAAAATATTCGATTCTCGGCACCATTCTATTCAtgttcgattcggtctcaaaaaaaaaaaaatagtgctaTCGGCACAACCCTTTGTAGGTTGTCGTTCGTGCGGAATCCAGCATGGTAAAACCGAATGGTGTCGTACGAAACTACGGCACCAGTCGAAGACTTGTCGTTCATTACGTACTGACGCGTTCGATCGACCGTGTTTTACCAGCATCCacgtgtgcctttttttttcttttcccgcaGGCGTCGTGGAGCCGCCAGACTCCACGTCAGAACTCGCGGCTTTGCGCCGGCTCAACTCGCAGACAGGTTACACATGCACCGGCCTCAAGAAGACCAGCCCTCGTGAGTACTCCCCACTGCTCTCGTTTCATTCGttgcgagggtctcgaatctatCTGGCAACCTTTGATGTCATTATAGGTAGCGTGCGAGGGTTTATATTAGTCACGTGTGCGCGCTCTCTCTAAGAtatcacgtgttacgtgacgccatcgggtAAAAacaaaaggatgttccacatccgcccaccttGGATCTGTGTGGCGCTGGCTACCACCCCTAGGGCTATAGATCTGTAGTAAAACGCAAGTGCCACAAGTTAGTGGATGAATTGatggccgtcgccgtagcacagcTGGTAGTgcgacgcacgcgcaatgcgGTGTTTTTGGGTTCGGCTCACACCGGTGACAAGTTATCTTGTCGCTCACTTCCATTTCCCTTCGTTATTTTCCACATTccaatttaagaggaagctttagctcgggcccaactccgacgcggcccattcaaatacatgtaaaatgcaaaaacgtttttctgagataacccctggacctaattttattgaaatttgttgcatttgacagggaaatttaaattctagtgactgtcggaagcagaatttcgatttagggcctgaatttcgttagtgattaaaaaaaaattcgacagcctgaaaaaaaaaaaatagaagcacgaagtttataaattaatagctatgcatcaaaaacagatatcgcggttctgtaaacggcatcaaaGCGGACCAATTCGATGTCATTTTACaccttacatgaatttgttacgttgtgcacaatgGTTCTGTAAAAGCTCTATtcccatattactaattttttttttagattcatgtgtaacacatcaattttgtgcgctttagatgtactattagatgcaattcacagaattgtggtgtcattttttattgttgagttagagttgtagACTTAATAGTTTCGTTCTGAATATtctcgatttttgccaatttttaataaatattgaGGACTTAAATCACCAATTCGAAATTAGCAGTCTCTATATTTTAAGTTcttctttcaaatgcaacgaaCTACGctaaatttggtgtagtggttgccgagaaaaacgaattctccttttacatgtatttagataggagcacccgagctaagcttcctcttaagccgcagttaatttccccgatgctttccttagTTGCCTGTTGTCTTTATGTGGTCACGATTACCAAAACCGAGCCCCtcagttccccttcttctctcCTTGCCACTCGAGGCTTATAAGTTGGTACACATAAACAGTGTGTTGaactaggaaggaacagcgccaactaggACGATCACaggtggggagaacgacacaggacaacgcttggcgcttgtcctgtgtcgttctccccacttgtgatcgtcttagttgccgCTCTTCCtccctaattcaagtatgcaccatctagcccaaatgaatgttgtcctgaactgtGTTGAACAGTGGCCTAATTCCTGCCTTCTCACCTCCGCAGTGACGGCCTCTGACCCTGTCCACACGACGTGCACCACGAAGCTCGTGTCGGTCGAGGTGAGGACACTGCGCTGTTGCCGCTGCCTTCAGAGCTAGCAGAGAGCTTTTGATCAGGGTACGGCAAGGGGCTTCCGTGCGccagaactaggggccacggtactacgcatgcgcagacactgacgtaggggtctgcgcatgcgcagtaccgcgaTCCCAATAAGTGCGTACGCAAGTCGCTTGCGCGCCCTAATCTAAAGCTTTCTAATGCCCTGCGCCTAAAGTCACTGGGCGTGCGCTGCGTCGCGACGTGAACCAACCATTCATGACGGGAATCGATCACGTGACGGCGACTGGCCAATCAGTGGCGCGGCGGCGAATGGAAAAGCGTTGCGGTTGTTTCCAAGTGCCAGTGACTTCGCGTGTACCTGTGTAAGGATGATCGCATGATCAGTCGTTCGAGTGAACGATCCTTTTTAAATCGCGAAGAATTTTTGGAAGGTAATCGTTCTCTGTTATCACCTTCGTTTGTCTGGAGATGCTCTCCTTGTTCAAATCAAATAATCGGCCTTATGTGGAATTCGTTCTATCGCGGCACTCCCAGCGAATGCATGCCTGAATTAGCAGCAAAAACAGTCGGCGCCATTATAGATAACGCCATCCCTGCAGCGACGAACATCCTCATTTCCAGAGCAGAattagttcctttttttttattttgaatgtCGCGAACGTCACGACTGATAAATCGATGAAATTCATCGATCGAACGGTTTAGAACTCTTCGCGCCCACTAAGTATGAACTATAATTGACAACCAATCGTCATTTAGCTAATATTTCAGTTTAAGTTACTGTAATTATTGTTTGTCATTGTGATGTTGTTCTGACTTGAGTACACGTGGTTTTTCCGCCGAACGACATTGCTTGTCGTGGTGCTTGTCTTAATAGTTTCCTTAGTAGTTGGGTGTCTTCTTTGATTGAGATACGTTACTTGAGCAAAAGATGTGTTACCGACACTGCCACGCTCTCCTCTGCAGATCAACGGCGATGATCTCCGCAACCTCAACGCCCAGCAGAAGTTCGGCGAGGGAGGTTAGTATATGAACGACATTTTGAGATGTCATTGTAACGCTTTTTTTTAACATACGACATCTAAATATTCACCTTTAATGAATTCATAAAACATTCCTATCTGGAGAGAATAATATTTCCTCCACCACATAAAAAAAGCTCACAACACATCACGCTATAAcccttaggatgcttcagactaTAGCTCTTATCCTAGTCTGGCCTTCATGCACTGTTTATTTCCGGACGTTTTTAGCTCAGTGTCCTAGCTGCGGCGGGACATGCAAtttagatcacatgctctggcggtgtccctCGTTACTAGAGGAAAGGAACACCACTGACCGTAAGTGGAACGCGGCAATCAAGAGCTCGGAATGCCGTCATCAGGGGCTGTCAAGAGAACctgcgatgcggcggttaggttaGGCCTAACTTTCCCCACGTTGGACCGTCTCGCGGTGTCGCCCTAAGGGAGTGGCGCTTCTCGGGATGCTTTTAATAAAGTTCTTCGTATCCGTATCGGCTATATCTATTGGGGTAATCGATAGTACACACTTATCGCTCGTGCATTAGCTCTTTGGGCTGACGTTATCCCTGGGCCTGTCACTGCGTTAAGCATGCACAGCACATCGTTTCGTTGGGCAAAAGATTACAAACCGTTGACAAGAGTTTGCGAACAGAAAACGTATAATCTACTCTGGAGTCGTTCCACAAGCAAAACAGGCGTAGTTCTGACTTGCACGTGAATTAACTAACTCGGATGTTACGAGGTCGCGTTCATCGCACAAGCAGTGGACACGGCTGGTCAAATGTCCAGGAGCACGGCCTTATTATGTCATAATTTAATTGGGACACTGTTCGTAAGAAACGGATACCTTGTTTAAAATAATTGTGGAGGTGCCGGCgccctgtgatttttttttatgaaagtgCTCTCTAGGAAATTGGTGATATAAAAATAGGCTTAATATAGATACAGAACCAACACGACTCCTCATGCTAACGCATTTTCGTACTTGGTTTTGCAGAGTTCTACGAAGTTGTCCAGGTTCCCATGAACGACGTTCTTAAGCGGTTAAATGGTAAGCCCTCCCTTGTCTTCACATTGGTTTGTAATAACTGGAAACTCTAAAGAATCCTTTGAAATCGTAGGAGATAAACATCTCACAATGATGTTATGCTAAACACGTTTTTCAACTTAAAAACTTCCCAATATTTCTGAAACTCTCGGAATAGATGCACCTACGAAAGCTGGTGCTTTGGGTTGTGACAAATATTTGAATTCaaatttgtttttattcatgaGTTTCTTGCAAACTTGCATGAGTTTCTTGCATGAGTTTCTTGTTTGTAGCACATGCAGTTTTGCAAAGTTTCGCCCCTTTGTAGACTTGTGAGGCTAGCTCGTATTCATCCTGTGGTATGTATCGCGGgaattttctcctttttttctttcctacacTGTTAATCCTAAGTGAAAGAGAGATAGGGGTAAAACTTTATTTTGGGGGTTCCTTAACGAAAAGAAGTAATCATCATCACTGCCTTGCATTCTCATTTTCAATTCCTTAAAAATATTGTTACTTGGAAATCGTGcagcaccctttgggtcgtatcttgtcgCCAAACAATAACTGTCAGCAGTATTGCTTCCATTTCCTCTCTAAAAGAAACGCTATGTCACGCCGATAACGCGCGAAAGGCGCCCGAGATAGACGACGATTATAGGTGGTGTCCACAAGCCAACGCCAATGGATGGCTTCCGGCTCCCGCAATCGCATGCAACCAGTAAGGCGTGGCCTCCGGGATCAGCATTTTTGTCCAGAGGGCGCCACCACTGCGGCGTGGATTTGGGCACCAcctattgtttggggacaagataagctccaaagggtggatgcttctttttctttagagTGTAGGAAACTCGCACGAGATGGAGGCCAGCACACGGTTACTaaggcacttcgtcgtcttccgtcCGGTTGCTACTAACTTCGACCTCGTCTAGTGTCACGTGGatgacccccggcggcagaagcggtGTCCTGGCACGTCTGTAAAGAGCGCAGGGAGGACGGTAGAGCTCGAGTGAACGAGTCCCATTGAAGAGTATCGGTATATCGCAACAAAACAAAGACGagaagaaacgaagacaagcgctaactaTCAAAAGCGTTGTTGATAGTTAGCGCTTGTTTTCGTCTTCCATTTCTTCTTGTCTTTGTTTTGTTCCGCTGTACAGATAGctttcaatgatgaccgaccaacaagcccatatcgccacCCTTCAACGAATTCCACCGTCCTACCTGCACTGCTCTACCGTGACGGCGTTGCCGGGACAACCGAGTAGAGAACGCAGCGGGACCTGCGGGCACAATCTCGTACATGACGTCATCAACTTGTCGAGGCACTCGACGCGGGCCCGTGTAGCGAGAAAGGAGCTTGCACAGAAAAGCCCCACGTGACGGGAACGGGGACCGGTACATACGCAGGACATGCTTTGGATGTATCGCAGTTGCTATAGGACTGGGCATTTGGCGAACCTCGGAGAAAACTTCAGTTGTTGAATCGTTGGAAGCGTAATTGCGCAAAATTGACTCTCGTTTCCGGGACACAGTAGTCCTcacgcacttttcttttcttttcttgttctcgcaATCACGGGAACTGCAGAATACAGCGAGGACGGCTACGTGATCGACTCTCGCGTCTACACCTTCGCCCTGGGCCTGTCCATGGGCCTTAAAATGGGCGCCGAGCAGAACGGCGACAAGGAGGACGACGTCCAGATAGTGACCAACATCATCGACCACTAGACGCGCGACGCCCCGTCCCCACGTCTTCACCGGTGATTTCGCCGCACTACAATCCGAAAACCCCAAGTTTCCCATGGCGTGGACACAAGCATGGAATGGTGCTGCCGCAAGCCTCCGTGTCACTAAAGAAGTCCTGACCGTGCGTTCAACTTCGGGGGGATATGTTAAGCAACCAGCAAACTTTTCACGTATGGCGTGTAACACAG comes from Dermacentor andersoni chromosome 9, qqDerAnde1_hic_scaffold, whole genome shotgun sequence and encodes:
- the LOC126528163 gene encoding ADP-sugar pyrophosphatase-like isoform X2; the encoded protein is MPPIVEEVIARGEHMSLAKYKYVDATGSQKIWEVAERCQKAKSSESDSVCAIPILRRMLKYDCLVLVKQYRPSMKAFTLEFPAGVVEPPDSTSELAALRRLNSQTGYTCTGLKKTSPLTASDPVHTTCTTKLVSVEINGDDLRNLNAQQKFGEGEFYEVVQVPMNDVLKRLNEYSEDGYVIDSRVYTFALGLSMGLKMGAEQNGDKEDDVQIVTNIIDH
- the LOC126528163 gene encoding ADP-sugar pyrophosphatase-like isoform X1, which produces MTSMFQTRLTMAPSPTPSHSKRLDKKKFTHVSSEVIARGEHMSLAKYKYVDATGSQKIWEVAERCQKAKSSESDSVCAIPILRRMLKYDCLVLVKQYRPSMKAFTLEFPAGVVEPPDSTSELAALRRLNSQTGYTCTGLKKTSPLTASDPVHTTCTTKLVSVEINGDDLRNLNAQQKFGEGEFYEVVQVPMNDVLKRLNEYSEDGYVIDSRVYTFALGLSMGLKMGAEQNGDKEDDVQIVTNIIDH
- the LOC126528163 gene encoding ADP-sugar pyrophosphatase-like isoform X3, with translation MSLAKYKYVDATGSQKIWEVAERCQKAKSSESDSVCAIPILRRMLKYDCLVLVKQYRPSMKAFTLEFPAGVVEPPDSTSELAALRRLNSQTGYTCTGLKKTSPLTASDPVHTTCTTKLVSVEINGDDLRNLNAQQKFGEGEFYEVVQVPMNDVLKRLNEYSEDGYVIDSRVYTFALGLSMGLKMGAEQNGDKEDDVQIVTNIIDH